A DNA window from Mycolicibacter terrae contains the following coding sequences:
- the gnd gene encoding phosphogluconate dehydrogenase (NAD(+)-dependent, decarboxylating) — translation MRLGMIGLGRMGANLVRRLVADGHECVVYDHNADAVAALAAETNCTGVSSPAELAANLPTPRVVWVMVPAGSITTGVIEELADTLAAGDIVIDGGNSYYRDDIKHAKLLADKGIRLLDCGTSGGVWGRERGYCLMIGGDRDAFDHAEPIFATIAPGVDAAPRTPGRDGEVSQAENGYLYCGPSGAGHFVKMVHNGIEYGMMASIAEGLNILHHANIGKADQQGDAETAPLSHPEFYQYDIDIPEVTEVWRRGSVIGSWLLDLTASALQKSPALEEFAGRVSDSGEGRWTVIAAIDEGVPAPVLTTALYARFASRHLFEFGAKVLSAMRKQFGGHDEKSA, via the coding sequence ATGCGACTGGGGATGATCGGCCTGGGCCGGATGGGGGCCAATCTTGTTCGGCGACTGGTCGCCGACGGCCACGAATGCGTGGTGTACGACCATAATGCCGATGCGGTCGCCGCGCTGGCCGCCGAGACCAACTGCACCGGCGTGTCCTCGCCGGCCGAGCTGGCGGCGAACCTGCCCACCCCCCGCGTGGTGTGGGTGATGGTGCCGGCCGGCTCGATCACCACCGGGGTCATCGAAGAGCTCGCCGACACGCTGGCGGCCGGAGATATTGTGATCGACGGCGGCAACTCCTACTACCGCGACGACATCAAGCACGCAAAATTATTGGCCGACAAAGGTATTCGACTGCTGGACTGCGGCACTAGTGGCGGCGTGTGGGGTCGTGAGCGCGGCTACTGCCTGATGATCGGAGGGGACCGCGACGCCTTCGACCATGCCGAGCCGATCTTCGCCACCATCGCCCCGGGGGTCGATGCCGCCCCGCGCACACCGGGCCGCGACGGTGAGGTCTCCCAGGCCGAGAACGGCTACCTCTACTGCGGCCCGTCGGGGGCCGGGCACTTCGTGAAGATGGTGCACAACGGCATCGAGTACGGGATGATGGCCTCGATCGCCGAGGGGCTGAACATCCTGCACCACGCCAATATCGGCAAGGCCGATCAGCAGGGCGACGCCGAGACCGCACCGCTGAGCCATCCTGAGTTCTATCAGTACGACATCGACATCCCCGAAGTCACCGAGGTCTGGCGGCGCGGCAGTGTGATCGGCTCCTGGCTGTTGGATCTGACCGCCAGCGCGCTGCAGAAATCTCCGGCGCTGGAGGAATTCGCCGGCCGGGTGTCCGATTCCGGGGAGGGCCGCTGGACCGTCATCGCCGCGATCGACGAAGGGGTGCCGGCCCCGGTGCTCACCACGGCGCTGTACGCGCGCTTCGCCTCACGTCATCTGTTCGAGTTCGGTGCGAAGGTGCTCTCGGCGATGCGCAAGCAGTTCGGCGGGCACGACGAGAAATCTGCGTGA
- a CDS encoding glucose-6-phosphate dehydrogenase, which yields MGGREDATSELLVIFGITGDLARKMTFRALYRLERRKLLDGPILGVASDDITVEELVKRAGEAIRHTGEPFDEAVFGRLAKRLSYLHGDVTDAALYEQLAERIGADRQCLYYLEMPPTLFAPIVENLGRAGLLARSRVAVEKPFGHDLASARDLNARLRAVLREDQILRVDHFLGKQPVADLECLRFANTTLAELWDRHSIAEIHITMAEDFGVEDRGSFYDAVGALRDVVQNHLLQVLALVAMEPPVGPGDDDLNDKKAEVFKAIPAADPAHYVRGQYRGYTDVAGVADGSQTETFVALRLEIENWRWAGVPIFLRAGKALPERVTEVRLFTRRVPALAFMPHRERAQRNQIVLRIDPDPGLRLQLVAQDDQNGHAWRDVHLDSSFAEDLGEPIQPYERLLYAAMTGDRRLFAREDSIEETWRIVAPLLEHRGEIHAYERGSWGPEAASELVRGHRSWQEPWLPERGRSH from the coding sequence TTGGGCGGACGCGAGGATGCAACGTCGGAATTGTTGGTGATCTTCGGGATAACCGGGGACCTGGCCCGCAAGATGACATTCCGTGCGCTGTACCGCCTGGAACGCCGCAAGCTGCTGGATGGCCCCATCCTGGGCGTGGCCAGTGACGACATCACGGTAGAGGAGCTGGTCAAGCGGGCCGGCGAGGCGATCCGGCACACCGGCGAGCCATTCGACGAGGCGGTGTTCGGCCGGCTGGCCAAGCGGCTGTCCTACCTGCACGGCGACGTCACCGATGCCGCGCTCTATGAACAGCTCGCCGAGCGGATCGGCGCCGATCGGCAGTGCCTGTATTACTTGGAGATGCCGCCGACGCTGTTTGCGCCGATCGTGGAAAACCTCGGCCGGGCCGGGCTGCTGGCGCGGTCCCGGGTGGCGGTGGAGAAGCCGTTCGGCCATGACCTGGCCTCCGCGCGCGACCTCAACGCCCGATTGCGCGCGGTGCTGCGCGAGGACCAGATCCTGCGGGTGGATCACTTCCTGGGCAAGCAACCCGTCGCCGACCTCGAGTGCCTGCGGTTCGCCAACACCACGCTCGCCGAGCTGTGGGACCGGCACAGCATCGCCGAGATCCACATCACCATGGCCGAGGATTTCGGCGTCGAGGACCGGGGCAGTTTTTACGACGCCGTCGGTGCGTTGCGCGACGTGGTGCAGAACCACCTGCTGCAGGTGCTGGCGCTGGTCGCGATGGAACCGCCGGTCGGGCCCGGCGACGACGACCTCAACGACAAGAAGGCCGAGGTGTTCAAGGCGATCCCGGCGGCCGATCCGGCGCACTACGTGCGGGGCCAGTACCGCGGGTACACCGACGTCGCCGGGGTGGCCGACGGGTCGCAGACCGAGACGTTCGTGGCGTTGCGCCTGGAGATCGAGAACTGGCGCTGGGCGGGGGTGCCGATCTTCCTGCGGGCCGGCAAGGCGCTTCCCGAACGGGTCACCGAGGTCCGGCTGTTCACCCGTCGCGTTCCGGCGCTGGCGTTCATGCCGCACCGCGAACGGGCGCAACGCAACCAGATCGTGTTGCGCATCGACCCCGATCCGGGTCTGCGGTTGCAGCTGGTGGCTCAGGACGACCAGAACGGTCACGCCTGGCGCGATGTGCACCTGGACTCCTCGTTCGCCGAGGACCTCGGGGAACCGATCCAGCCCTACGAGCGGTTGCTGTACGCCGCGATGACCGGCGACCGCCGGCTGTTCGCCCGGGAGGACAGCATTGAAGAGACCTGGCGGATCGTGGCCCCGCTGCTCGAGCACCGGGGAGAGATCCACGCCTACGAGCGCGGCTCGTGGGGACCCGAGGCGGCAAGCGAGCTGGTCCGCGGCCATCGGAGCTGGCAGGAGCCATGGCTGCCCGAGCGCGGCCGGTCACACTGA
- a CDS encoding YceI family protein, with product MAGAQGRCDGTHGQLRLETGVTGRAAKMGHRLTIAMQRWQAAVSWSGERPTAVTLTVEVDSLQVLRGDGGLTPLTAPEKSLIRTNVLKCLGAGRYGQIRFECDDIESAGDGYRLAGTLQIHGRSRPHVVEVRVRPPHQPSGSWRLDGDTVVRHSDFGVQRYSMLMGAMRVADEVTVTFTATVADDEIRGA from the coding sequence ATGGCCGGGGCGCAGGGGCGGTGCGACGGGACGCACGGACAACTTCGGCTCGAGACGGGCGTGACCGGTCGCGCCGCGAAGATGGGCCATCGTCTCACCATCGCCATGCAGCGCTGGCAGGCGGCGGTGTCATGGTCCGGCGAGCGGCCCACCGCCGTGACGCTGACCGTCGAGGTGGATTCGCTGCAGGTGCTGCGCGGCGACGGCGGATTGACCCCGCTGACCGCTCCGGAGAAGTCACTGATCCGCACCAACGTGTTGAAGTGTCTCGGCGCCGGCCGGTACGGCCAGATCCGGTTCGAGTGCGACGACATCGAATCGGCCGGCGACGGCTATCGGCTGGCCGGGACACTACAGATCCACGGCCGGAGCAGGCCGCACGTCGTCGAGGTGCGGGTGAGGCCGCCGCATCAACCGAGCGGTTCCTGGCGGCTCGATGGCGACACCGTGGTGCGCCACAGCGACTTCGGTGTACAGCGCTATTCGATGCTGATGGGCGCCATGCGGGTCGCCGACGAGGTGACTGTGACCTTTACGGCGACCGTCGCGGACGACGAGATCCGCGGAGCCTGA
- a CDS encoding DUF7159 family protein, producing MDTVLGLAMTPTTIGWVMAEGRADGCPTVSGDEFAISRSDAGLDAVSTASSASAVAARVRTVLAGRGDRLRGVGVTWSDEAAVGAALLLESLADAGFDNVVPVRFSRAAAALTSGIGQRGQQPAVCVVEPGLATLVLFDGSGGEDPIVTACPIGGTDEVIGWLADTFGSGGRRPEVLMVAGSMRGMDRLGRRLESRLSVPVFVQAGAQQALARGAALALAPHADLPGPPVAGTPAGLRIGSGRAMSLSYVGALTMLTGGAVTFVASLSAALSLQMVPGRDAPDVRPSEHVTVARVAVPAAPPPAAPVALPPAGPAPSAEPPEQPVEFGSLWDGPAVAPEPPAPPPSSGPSLLDRFRERLPRLPGR from the coding sequence TTGGATACGGTACTGGGGCTGGCGATGACGCCGACGACGATCGGCTGGGTCATGGCCGAAGGACGGGCCGATGGCTGCCCGACGGTTTCCGGTGACGAGTTCGCAATCAGTCGCAGTGATGCCGGCCTCGATGCGGTGAGCACGGCGTCGTCGGCCTCGGCCGTCGCAGCTCGGGTCCGCACGGTGCTGGCCGGCCGCGGTGACCGGCTGCGCGGCGTGGGAGTTACCTGGAGCGACGAAGCAGCCGTCGGGGCCGCCCTGCTGCTGGAATCGTTGGCCGATGCCGGTTTCGACAACGTGGTGCCGGTACGTTTCAGTCGGGCCGCCGCCGCATTGACCAGTGGCATCGGACAGCGCGGTCAACAGCCGGCGGTGTGCGTCGTGGAGCCCGGATTGGCCACGCTGGTGCTGTTCGACGGTTCCGGTGGCGAGGATCCGATCGTCACCGCCTGTCCGATCGGTGGCACCGACGAGGTGATCGGCTGGCTGGCCGACACGTTCGGATCCGGTGGCCGGCGGCCCGAGGTGCTGATGGTGGCCGGCTCCATGCGCGGCATGGACCGGCTCGGGCGCCGCCTGGAGTCCAGGCTTTCGGTGCCGGTGTTCGTCCAGGCCGGAGCACAGCAGGCGTTGGCGCGCGGCGCGGCGCTGGCCCTGGCCCCGCACGCCGACCTGCCCGGCCCGCCGGTGGCCGGCACCCCGGCCGGGTTGCGCATCGGCTCGGGGCGTGCGATGTCCCTGTCATACGTCGGGGCCCTGACGATGCTGACCGGGGGAGCGGTGACCTTTGTGGCCTCCCTGTCCGCCGCGCTGAGCCTGCAGATGGTCCCGGGCCGGGATGCCCCGGACGTGCGTCCGTCCGAGCACGTGACGGTGGCTCGCGTCGCCGTGCCGGCCGCCCCACCACCCGCTGCTCCGGTGGCGCTGCCGCCGGCTGGCCCCGCTCCGTCGGCCGAGCCGCCGGAGCAACCGGTCGAGTTCGGTTCGCTGTGGGACGGACCGGCAGTGGCCCCGGAGCCGCCGGCACCCCCGCCGAGCAGCGGACCGTCATTGTTGGACCGGTTCCGCGAACGTCTTCCGCGGCTGCCCGGCCGCTGA
- a CDS encoding esterase family protein, producing the protein MTDVTKGMRWVRRLMVGAVAAAALPGLIGLTGGEATASAFSRPGLPVEYLQVPSAGMGRDIKVQFQSGGQGSPGLYLLDGMRAQDDYNGWDINTPAFEWYYQSGLSVIMPVGGQSSFYSDWYKPACGKAGCSTYKWETFLTSELPSYLASEYGVSQSRNAAVGLSMAGASAMNLAIYHPNQFTYAGSLSGYVNPSDGKSWIGLAMGDAGGYKKEDMWGPDDDPAWVRNDPTLNVDKLVANNTRLWVYCGNGRPNELGGDNLPATFLEGNFMIGQNKKFQELYTAAGGNNAVFNFPDYGTHSWEYWGAQLQAMKPDLQSHLGASAGGGAEG; encoded by the coding sequence ATGACAGACGTGACCAAGGGGATGCGCTGGGTGCGCCGGCTGATGGTCGGCGCGGTGGCCGCAGCAGCGCTGCCCGGCCTGATCGGCCTGACGGGTGGCGAGGCGACCGCATCGGCGTTCTCGCGGCCGGGTCTGCCGGTCGAATACCTGCAGGTTCCTTCGGCAGGTATGGGTCGTGACATCAAGGTCCAGTTCCAGAGCGGCGGTCAGGGCTCCCCGGGCCTGTACCTGCTCGACGGGATGCGCGCCCAGGACGACTACAACGGCTGGGACATCAACACCCCGGCCTTCGAGTGGTACTACCAGTCCGGGCTCTCGGTGATCATGCCGGTCGGTGGCCAGTCCAGCTTCTACAGCGACTGGTACAAGCCGGCCTGCGGCAAGGCGGGCTGCTCCACCTACAAGTGGGAGACCTTCCTCACCAGTGAGCTGCCGTCCTACCTGGCCTCGGAGTACGGCGTCAGCCAGAGCCGCAACGCGGCGGTCGGCCTGTCGATGGCCGGTGCATCGGCGATGAACCTGGCGATCTACCACCCCAACCAGTTCACCTACGCGGGTTCATTGTCCGGCTACGTCAACCCGTCGGACGGCAAGAGCTGGATCGGCCTGGCCATGGGCGACGCCGGGGGCTACAAGAAGGAAGACATGTGGGGTCCCGACGACGACCCGGCCTGGGTGCGCAATGACCCGACGCTCAACGTCGACAAGCTGGTCGCCAACAACACCCGCCTGTGGGTCTACTGCGGCAACGGTCGCCCCAACGAGTTGGGCGGCGACAACCTGCCCGCGACGTTCCTCGAGGGCAATTTCATGATCGGCCAGAACAAGAAGTTCCAGGAGCTCTACACCGCGGCCGGTGGCAACAACGCTGTGTTCAACTTCCCGGACTACGGCACCCACAGCTGGGAGTACTGGGGTGCTCAGCTGCAGGCGATGAAGCCCGACCTGCAGAGCCACCTGGGCGCCAGCGCCGGCGGCGGCGCCGAGGGCTGA
- a CDS encoding SRPBCC family protein — MQGSATVHMAAPPERVWDLVADVRNIGRFSPETFEAEWLDGADGPAVGARFRGHVRRNGIGPVYWTTCRVTECETNRVFGFAVLAGDRALNTWRYELTPTADGTDVTESFKLADSFLTSVYYWVFGGFLRQRNNIRDMRRTLERIRDVVEQP, encoded by the coding sequence ATGCAGGGTTCCGCGACAGTTCATATGGCAGCCCCTCCCGAACGGGTCTGGGATCTGGTGGCTGATGTCCGCAACATCGGGCGGTTCTCCCCCGAGACCTTCGAGGCCGAGTGGCTCGACGGTGCCGACGGTCCCGCGGTGGGGGCGCGATTCCGCGGGCACGTCCGGCGCAACGGGATCGGACCGGTGTACTGGACGACGTGCCGGGTCACCGAGTGCGAGACGAACCGGGTGTTCGGCTTCGCGGTGCTCGCCGGTGATCGCGCGCTGAATACATGGCGCTACGAGCTGACGCCGACGGCGGACGGCACCGACGTCACCGAGTCCTTCAAGCTGGCCGACTCCTTCCTGACCAGCGTGTACTACTGGGTGTTCGGTGGTTTTCTGCGGCAGCGCAACAACATCCGCGACATGCGGCGCACGCTGGAGCGCATCCGCGACGTGGTCGAACAGCCGTAG
- a CDS encoding CocE/NonD family hydrolase has translation MSDGVVLRADVHYPTVLETGLPAAGPFPVLLSLTPYGKLAPPPAAQIGGGPTPRLIRRGYIEAMVDVRGTGASGGSFEMFGPDQARDGAELVTWASTLPNANGRVGMFGISYLAINQLFTAAAVGPDSPLKAIFPVMAANDFYRDVAAMGGAPHLVAVRGYGAVYAMLNVINPALEFVTPGGHPRPRSGGLAAVRQRGRDQRNYFWPLIGEVRSGGDAAYDGPLWDRMRPDPVLPAIAANKVAVFLVGGWHDAFQRGAPLNYAALQNACSGRPASGPMQPGQPPVDRIRLMMGPWYHVSDFDGLKMQDLQLRWFDYWLKDDAAAEISGPPFSFQPIGDRRWYHTREYPIPGATPTRFYLSQGGRLQADAPPEQSSATLRYRSRGPMSGRSLEQWSLGLGSFVTTSAGGRTRHDQDNRRVQRGALTYTTEAFESPVLLAGPIALRIHATADTTETLWVAHLDDVAPEGGCRPLTQGALLGSHRELDPERTWYLPDGTVLRPHHLSTRSAMRPVEPGQPTGYDIEIFPTAAMIVPGHRLRLTLTTYDFPHLVPTAPARHALAGGTYQVHQGGATPSFLLLPLADPGVLG, from the coding sequence ATGAGCGACGGCGTGGTGCTGCGTGCCGACGTGCATTACCCGACCGTGCTGGAGACCGGGCTGCCCGCCGCCGGGCCGTTTCCGGTGCTGTTGTCGCTGACCCCCTACGGCAAGCTGGCCCCGCCGCCGGCCGCGCAGATCGGCGGCGGTCCGACCCCCCGCCTGATCCGGCGGGGCTACATCGAGGCGATGGTCGACGTCCGCGGTACCGGGGCATCCGGTGGCTCGTTCGAGATGTTCGGACCCGACCAGGCCCGGGACGGGGCCGAGCTGGTCACCTGGGCGTCGACGCTGCCGAACGCCAACGGCCGGGTCGGCATGTTCGGTATCTCCTACCTGGCGATCAACCAGCTGTTCACCGCGGCCGCCGTCGGCCCGGACTCCCCGCTGAAGGCGATCTTCCCGGTGATGGCCGCCAACGACTTCTACCGGGACGTCGCCGCGATGGGTGGGGCGCCGCACCTGGTGGCGGTGCGCGGCTACGGGGCGGTGTACGCGATGCTCAACGTCATCAACCCGGCGTTGGAGTTCGTCACCCCCGGCGGGCACCCGCGCCCCCGGTCCGGCGGACTCGCCGCGGTGCGGCAACGCGGCAGGGACCAGCGCAACTATTTCTGGCCGCTCATCGGTGAGGTACGCAGCGGCGGCGACGCCGCCTACGACGGCCCGTTGTGGGACCGCATGCGGCCCGATCCGGTGCTGCCCGCGATCGCCGCCAACAAGGTCGCGGTCTTTCTGGTGGGCGGCTGGCACGACGCCTTCCAGCGTGGCGCGCCACTGAACTACGCCGCGCTGCAGAATGCCTGCAGCGGACGGCCCGCGAGCGGCCCCATGCAACCGGGGCAGCCGCCGGTAGACCGGATCAGGCTGATGATGGGTCCGTGGTATCACGTGTCGGACTTCGATGGCCTCAAGATGCAGGATCTGCAACTGCGCTGGTTCGATTACTGGTTGAAAGACGATGCGGCGGCGGAGATCTCAGGGCCGCCGTTCAGCTTTCAGCCGATCGGTGACCGCCGGTGGTACCACACCCGCGAGTACCCGATTCCGGGCGCGACACCCACCCGGTTCTACCTGTCGCAGGGGGGCCGGCTGCAGGCCGATGCCCCGCCCGAGCAGAGCTCGGCCACGCTGCGGTACCGCTCGCGCGGGCCGATGTCGGGGCGCAGCCTGGAACAGTGGTCGTTGGGCCTGGGCAGCTTCGTCACCACGTCGGCCGGCGGCCGCACCCGCCACGACCAGGACAACCGCCGCGTGCAACGGGGTGCGCTGACCTACACGACCGAGGCATTCGAATCTCCGGTGCTGCTCGCCGGACCGATCGCGCTGCGCATCCACGCGACCGCTGACACCACCGAGACGTTGTGGGTCGCCCACCTCGACGACGTCGCCCCGGAAGGCGGGTGCCGCCCATTGACGCAGGGGGCATTGCTCGGTTCGCACCGGGAACTGGATCCGGAACGCACCTGGTATCTGCCGGACGGCACCGTGTTGCGCCCGCACCACCTCAGCACCCGCTCCGCGATGCGACCGGTCGAACCCGGGCAGCCGACCGGCTACGACATCGAGATCTTTCCGACCGCGGCGATGATCGTTCCCGGGCACCGACTGCGACTTACCCTGACCACCTACGATTTTCCGCACCTGGTACCCACCGCGCCCGCCCGGCACGCGCTGGCCGGCGGTACCTACCAGGTGCATCAGGGCGGGGCCACACCGTCGTTCCTGCTGCTTCCGCTGGCCGACCCGGGCGTTCTGGGCTGA
- a CDS encoding carboxymuconolactone decarboxylase family protein, translating to MSRIGTFPADDVMGWMAKSPELAAGIGGFSTAVYTSGRLPMRVRELARMVIAFDNECAVCVNTRDADGPAAGVSEELYDHASEWRTWPGYSDQERLAAEFAHRFATDHTGLRDDEDFWSRCSEHFSDELLADLALSCALWLGMGRLLRTLDIGQACSFTLPSRA from the coding sequence ATGAGCCGAATCGGGACGTTCCCCGCAGATGACGTGATGGGCTGGATGGCCAAGTCGCCCGAACTGGCCGCCGGGATAGGTGGATTCAGCACCGCGGTCTACACCAGCGGCCGGCTGCCGATGCGCGTCCGAGAGCTGGCCCGGATGGTGATCGCCTTCGACAACGAGTGCGCGGTATGCGTCAACACCCGCGACGCCGACGGTCCGGCGGCCGGGGTGAGCGAGGAGCTCTACGACCACGCGTCGGAATGGCGCACCTGGCCCGGCTACAGCGACCAGGAGCGGCTGGCCGCCGAGTTCGCCCACCGGTTCGCCACCGACCACACCGGCCTGCGCGACGACGAGGACTTCTGGTCGCGGTGCTCCGAGCACTTCAGCGACGAGCTGCTCGCCGACCTCGCGCTGTCGTGTGCGCTCTGGTTGGGCATGGGTCGGCTGCTGCGCACCTTGGACATCGGGCAGGCCTGCAGCTTCACCCTGCCCAGCCGCGCTTGA
- the bfr gene encoding bacterioferritin produces the protein MQGDPEVLKLLNEQLTSELTAINQYFLHAKMQADWGLTEVAAHTRDESIEEMRHAETITDRILLLNGLPNYQRIGSLRIGQTLREQFESDLAIEMEVLNRLRPGIVMCRDKQDSTTAKILETILVDEESHIDYLQTQLELMDKLGEALYLAQCVARPPTT, from the coding sequence ATGCAAGGCGACCCAGAGGTTCTCAAACTGCTCAATGAGCAGCTGACCAGTGAACTCACCGCGATCAACCAGTACTTCCTGCACGCCAAGATGCAAGCCGACTGGGGCCTGACCGAGGTGGCCGCCCACACCCGTGACGAGTCCATCGAAGAGATGCGCCATGCGGAGACGATCACCGATCGCATCCTGCTGCTCAACGGCCTGCCGAACTATCAGCGGATCGGGTCGCTGCGGATCGGCCAGACCCTGCGTGAACAGTTCGAGAGCGACCTCGCCATCGAGATGGAGGTGCTCAACCGGCTGCGGCCGGGCATCGTCATGTGCCGCGACAAGCAGGACAGCACCACCGCCAAGATCTTGGAGACCATCCTCGTTGACGAGGAATCCCATATCGACTACCTGCAGACCCAACTGGAGTTGATGGACAAGCTCGGCGAGGCGCTCTACCTGGCCCAGTGCGTCGCTCGCCCGCCCACCACGTGA
- a CDS encoding fatty-acid--CoA ligase, whose translation MSHRDNPHSLVLALDYRVGDIDRTWSLIRDDHTPLLGLGARHAVLYTSVSEPDRVLVTIGLRHRLSVTELLRSPAVFEWFDRSGVNDLPAIFAGEVREKINLTQSGAEQPGSRGPEVIVGVVSTVADPADLMAKVHRGLDRFADAGVRKVWVYQAVDDGNEVMTLLEIDNAASAQRWIDHPDTAAEWMTAVGAGGYPGPFVGKFAAAIDLMAPVGDGR comes from the coding sequence ATGTCGCACCGCGACAATCCGCATTCGCTGGTGCTGGCGCTGGACTACCGCGTCGGCGACATCGACCGGACCTGGTCACTGATCCGCGACGATCACACGCCGCTTCTCGGGCTCGGAGCCCGCCATGCGGTGCTCTACACCTCGGTGTCCGAGCCGGATCGGGTGCTGGTGACGATCGGCTTGCGCCACCGACTGTCGGTCACGGAGTTGTTGCGCTCCCCCGCCGTCTTCGAATGGTTCGACCGCTCCGGGGTCAACGATCTGCCGGCGATCTTCGCCGGCGAGGTCAGGGAGAAGATCAACCTCACCCAGTCCGGCGCCGAACAACCCGGTTCACGGGGCCCGGAGGTGATCGTGGGGGTGGTGTCCACCGTCGCCGATCCCGCGGACCTGATGGCCAAGGTGCATCGCGGGCTGGATCGGTTCGCCGACGCGGGCGTGCGCAAAGTCTGGGTATATCAGGCCGTCGACGACGGAAATGAGGTGATGACGCTGTTGGAGATCGACAACGCGGCGAGCGCGCAGCGCTGGATCGACCACCCCGACACCGCTGCGGAGTGGATGACCGCGGTGGGCGCCGGTGGTTACCCCGGACCGTTCGTCGGAAAGTTCGCTGCTGCAATCGATCTCATGGCTCCTGTGGGCGACGGTCGGTAG
- a CDS encoding (2Fe-2S)-binding protein, producing MYVCLCVGATNQMVSDAVAAGASTSKEVAAMCGAGGDCGRCRCTVRGIIEATLAAAPSGSANGSLRHLALEITPVGSR from the coding sequence ATGTATGTGTGCCTTTGTGTCGGAGCCACCAATCAGATGGTTTCCGACGCCGTCGCCGCCGGCGCCTCGACATCCAAAGAGGTTGCCGCGATGTGCGGGGCGGGCGGGGACTGCGGCCGGTGCCGCTGCACGGTCCGCGGCATCATCGAAGCCACCCTGGCCGCGGCGCCGTCCGGTTCGGCCAACGGCTCGCTGCGGCATCTTGCCCTGGAGATCACGCCGGTCGGGTCACGCTGA
- a CDS encoding enoyl-CoA hydratase/isomerase family protein yields MILKIDDENRVRTCTLNRPDALNAFDEALYDATAEALLAAAEDPDVAVVLLTGAGRAFSAGTDLNEMQARITDPQFKEGKYGFTGLVDALARFPKPLICAVNGIGLGIGATILGYADLVFMSATARLKCPFTSLGVAPEAGSSYLLPQLIGRQNAAWLLMSSEWVDAEEALRMGLVWKVCEPQALLDEAHRHAEVLASRPISSLMAVKATMVAPVREEVAAATARENALFAELMGAQANADALAEFTRRRKR; encoded by the coding sequence GTGATCCTGAAGATCGACGATGAGAACCGGGTTCGGACCTGTACGTTGAATCGCCCCGACGCGCTCAACGCGTTCGACGAGGCGCTCTACGACGCCACCGCCGAGGCACTGCTGGCTGCCGCCGAGGATCCGGACGTGGCCGTCGTGCTGCTGACCGGCGCCGGGCGCGCCTTCAGTGCCGGTACCGATCTCAACGAGATGCAGGCCCGGATCACCGATCCGCAGTTCAAGGAAGGCAAGTACGGCTTCACCGGACTGGTCGACGCCCTGGCGCGCTTCCCCAAGCCGCTGATCTGCGCGGTCAACGGGATCGGCCTGGGCATCGGCGCCACGATCCTCGGATATGCCGACCTGGTCTTCATGTCCGCGACCGCACGGCTGAAATGCCCGTTCACCAGCCTGGGGGTGGCCCCGGAAGCCGGGTCCTCCTATCTGCTTCCGCAGTTGATCGGACGGCAGAATGCGGCCTGGCTGCTGATGTCCTCGGAATGGGTCGACGCCGAGGAGGCACTGCGAATGGGTCTGGTCTGGAAGGTGTGCGAACCACAGGCGCTGCTCGACGAGGCCCACCGTCATGCCGAAGTGCTTGCCTCCCGGCCCATTTCAAGCCTGATGGCGGTCAAGGCCACCATGGTCGCGCCGGTGCGCGAGGAGGTCGCCGCGGCCACGGCGCGCGAGAACGCGCTGTTCGCCGAGCTGATGGGTGCGCAGGCCAACGCCGATGCCCTGGCCGAGTTCACCAGGCGGCGGAAGCGCTGA